From the Streptomyces syringium genome, one window contains:
- a CDS encoding TetR family transcriptional regulator has protein sequence MTTEPKSATTSVAIASSGLPLTERQEARRRRILHATAQLAGRGGFDAVQMREVAESSSVALGTLYRYFPSKIHLLVATMQDQLQHLHETLRKRPPTEEEPAARVAQTLMRAFRAMQREPHLADAMVRALTFADRSVSAEVDAASRLTTTIILDAMGLTVPPTPAQLSAVRVIEHTWHSALITWLSGRASIAQVRIDIETVCRLIDLTSAGPGPTAPGTPGATAGAATGATANGRAKSGRTATSRTKPGRTKRR, from the coding sequence ATGACGACGGAACCCAAGTCGGCGACCACCTCGGTCGCGATCGCCTCGTCCGGTCTCCCCCTGACCGAGCGTCAGGAGGCGCGGCGGCGCCGGATCCTGCACGCCACCGCCCAGCTGGCCGGCCGCGGCGGCTTCGACGCGGTGCAGATGCGGGAGGTCGCCGAGTCCTCGAGCGTCGCGCTCGGCACGCTCTACCGCTATTTCCCCTCGAAGATCCATCTGCTGGTCGCCACGATGCAGGACCAGCTCCAGCACCTGCACGAGACGCTGCGCAAGCGGCCGCCCACCGAGGAGGAGCCCGCCGCCCGGGTCGCGCAGACGCTGATGCGGGCGTTCCGCGCGATGCAGCGCGAGCCGCATCTGGCCGACGCGATGGTGCGCGCCCTCACCTTCGCCGACCGGTCGGTGAGCGCCGAGGTCGACGCGGCCTCCCGGCTGACGACGACGATCATCCTGGACGCGATGGGGCTGACCGTGCCGCCCACGCCCGCGCAGCTCTCGGCCGTGCGGGTCATCGAGCACACCTGGCACTCGGCGCTGATCACCTGGCTGTCGGGGCGGGCCTCCATCGCGCAGGTGAGGATAGACATCGAGACGGTCTGCCGGCTGATCGACCTGACGTCGGCGGGCCCCGGCCCGACGGCGCCGGGCACACCGGGCGCAACGGCAGGCGCAGCGACAGGCGCAACGGCCAACGGGCGCGCCAAGTCGGGTCGTACCGCGACGAGTCGCACCAAGCCGGGCCGCACCAAACGGCGCTGA
- a CDS encoding class I SAM-dependent methyltransferase yields MLTVDFSRFPLAAGDRVLDLGCGAGRHAFECYRRGAQVVALDRNGEEIREVAKWFAAMKEAGEAPAGATATAMEGDALALPFPDDSFDVVIISEVMEHIPDDKGVLAEMVRVLKPGGRIAVTVPRYGPEKICWALSDAYHEVEGGHIRIYRGDELLDRMREAGLKPYGTHHAHGLHSPYWWLKCAFGVGKDGKDAALPVRAYHKLLVWDIMKKPRATRLAEQALNPLIGKSFVAYATKPHAPAAPAVPSSTSAAGEGRA; encoded by the coding sequence GTGCTGACCGTCGATTTCTCCCGCTTCCCGCTCGCCGCAGGCGACCGCGTCCTCGATCTGGGGTGCGGCGCAGGGCGGCACGCCTTCGAGTGCTACCGGCGGGGCGCGCAGGTCGTGGCCCTCGACCGCAACGGCGAGGAGATCCGCGAGGTCGCCAAGTGGTTCGCCGCCATGAAGGAGGCCGGTGAGGCCCCGGCGGGCGCCACCGCCACCGCCATGGAGGGCGACGCGCTGGCCCTGCCCTTCCCCGACGACAGCTTCGACGTCGTCATCATTTCCGAGGTCATGGAGCACATCCCGGACGACAAGGGCGTGCTCGCCGAAATGGTGCGCGTCCTCAAGCCCGGCGGCCGTATCGCCGTCACCGTGCCGCGCTACGGCCCGGAGAAGATCTGCTGGGCCCTCTCCGACGCCTACCACGAGGTCGAGGGCGGCCACATCCGCATCTACCGCGGCGACGAACTCCTGGACCGGATGCGCGAGGCGGGCCTCAAGCCGTACGGCACCCACCACGCCCACGGGCTGCACAGCCCGTACTGGTGGCTGAAGTGCGCCTTCGGCGTGGGCAAGGACGGTAAGGACGCAGCGTTGCCGGTCCGCGCGTACCACAAGCTGCTGGTCTGGGACATCATGAAGAAGCCACGGGCCACCCGCCTCGCCGAGCAGGCCCTCAACCCCCTCATCGGCAAGAGCTTCGTCGCCTACGCCACCAAGCCGCACGCCCCGGCCGCCCCGGCCGTCCCGTCCAGCACGTCCGCTGCCGGCGAGGGACGAGCGTGA
- a CDS encoding response regulator transcription factor, whose translation MIRVLLVHDTYLLRTALAALIGREADLEVSSTSWPGAVATSRTLRPQVCVVDMDSADAVGPRGIRELSRRCYEGDGGFSLLALASAGRPGPLRRAYEERALGFLSKNASPDRLVEGIRHVAKGERYIDESLGFGFLEASEMPLTRRELSVLSLAAEGASIGEIARSLCLSNGTVRNYMAAITRKTGARNRVDAIRISQCAGWV comes from the coding sequence GTGATCCGGGTCCTTCTGGTGCACGACACCTATCTGCTGCGGACGGCGCTGGCCGCGCTGATCGGCAGGGAGGCCGATCTCGAGGTGTCCTCCACGTCCTGGCCGGGAGCCGTCGCGACCTCGCGGACGCTGCGGCCACAGGTGTGCGTGGTGGACATGGACAGCGCCGACGCGGTCGGTCCGCGCGGCATCCGGGAGCTGTCCCGTCGATGTTACGAAGGGGACGGTGGTTTCTCCTTGCTGGCCCTGGCGAGCGCGGGACGGCCGGGTCCCCTGCGCCGGGCCTATGAGGAGAGGGCCCTGGGGTTCTTGAGCAAAAACGCTTCTCCTGATCGGCTGGTCGAGGGCATCCGGCATGTCGCCAAGGGCGAGCGCTACATCGACGAGTCGCTCGGCTTCGGCTTCCTGGAGGCGTCGGAGATGCCGCTGACGCGACGGGAACTCAGCGTATTGTCGCTGGCCGCCGAGGGCGCCTCCATCGGGGAGATCGCCCGCAGTCTGTGTCTGTCGAACGGAACCGTACGCAATTACATGGCCGCCATCACCCGTAAGACCGGCGCCCGCAACCGGGTGGACGCCATACGGATCTCCCAGTGCGCGGGGTGGGTCTAG
- a CDS encoding LLM class F420-dependent oxidoreductase — protein MRLGLALGYWGRGPDPRHVELARQAERLGYHSVWTSESWGSDAFTALTWIAARTRRILLGTAVAQMAARAPTATAMHALTLDHLSGGRVLLGLGLSGPQVVEGWYGRPFPASPLTATREYVDVVRQVLRREAPVTLDGRFHSLPYTGPGACGLGKPLKSVTHPLRSGLPVLLGAEGPRNIAQTARIADGWLPLYWSPERADVYTASLGEVPSGFMVAPMVRARMCADVAEGLRPVKEMLGFYIGGMGHATRNFHADLMARMGFGDAATRVRELFLAGRRAEAVEAVPDSFADEISLVGPRERIAERLTAWRAGPVTDLLVTAPDPETLRVLAELNT, from the coding sequence ATGCGACTCGGCCTGGCACTCGGCTACTGGGGCCGCGGCCCCGACCCGCGGCACGTGGAGCTCGCCCGGCAGGCCGAGCGGCTGGGCTACCACTCGGTGTGGACGTCGGAGTCCTGGGGCTCCGACGCCTTCACCGCGCTCACCTGGATCGCCGCCCGCACGAGGCGGATCCTGCTCGGCACGGCCGTGGCCCAGATGGCGGCCCGCGCACCGACCGCCACGGCGATGCACGCACTGACGCTCGACCACCTCTCCGGGGGCCGGGTGCTGCTCGGGCTGGGGCTGTCGGGGCCGCAGGTGGTGGAGGGGTGGTACGGGCGTCCGTTTCCGGCGAGTCCGCTGACCGCTACGCGCGAGTATGTGGATGTCGTCCGGCAGGTGCTGCGCCGGGAGGCCCCCGTCACGCTCGACGGCCGCTTCCATTCCCTCCCCTACACCGGCCCCGGAGCCTGCGGCCTCGGCAAGCCGCTGAAGTCCGTGACCCACCCGCTCCGCTCCGGGCTGCCGGTCCTGCTCGGCGCGGAGGGCCCCCGGAACATCGCCCAGACCGCGCGGATCGCCGACGGCTGGCTGCCGCTGTACTGGTCGCCCGAGCGCGCGGACGTCTACACGGCCTCGCTCGGCGAGGTGCCCTCCGGGTTCATGGTCGCGCCCATGGTGCGGGCGCGGATGTGTGCCGATGTCGCCGAGGGGCTGCGGCCGGTGAAGGAGATGCTCGGCTTCTACATCGGCGGGATGGGGCACGCGACCCGCAACTTCCACGCCGACCTGATGGCGCGGATGGGCTTCGGGGACGCGGCGACGCGGGTGCGGGAGCTGTTTCTCGCGGGGCGGCGGGCGGAGGCGGTGGAGGCGGTCCCGGACTCCTTCGCCGACGAGATCTCCCTGGTCGGGCCGAGGGAGCGGATCGCCGAGCGGCTGACGGCGTGGCGCGCGGGGCCGGTCACGGATCTGCTGGTGACCGCGCCCGACCCGGAGACGCTGCGGGTGCTGGCCGAGCTCAACACGTGA
- a CDS encoding response regulator transcription factor, whose translation MSRVISVLLAEDQGMMRGALALLLGLEDDIEIVAQVGSGDEILPQALATRPDIALLDIELPGRSGLDAAADLRERLPECRVLILTTFGRPGYLRRAMEAGASGFLVKDGPVEELAAAIRRVLAGERVIDPALAAAALSAGPNPLTQRERDVLAAAVDGATVADIAARVHLSPATVRNYLSAAIGKTATRNRMEAVRAARQNGWL comes from the coding sequence ATGAGCCGCGTCATCAGCGTGCTGCTTGCCGAGGACCAGGGCATGATGCGGGGCGCGCTCGCGCTGCTGCTCGGTCTGGAGGACGACATCGAGATCGTCGCGCAGGTCGGCAGCGGCGACGAGATCCTGCCCCAGGCCCTGGCGACCCGGCCCGACATCGCCCTCCTCGACATCGAACTGCCGGGCCGCAGCGGCCTCGACGCGGCGGCCGACCTGCGGGAGCGGCTGCCGGAATGCCGGGTGCTGATCCTCACCACCTTCGGCCGGCCCGGGTATCTGCGCCGGGCCATGGAGGCGGGGGCGTCAGGATTCCTGGTCAAGGACGGCCCGGTGGAGGAACTCGCCGCGGCGATCCGCCGGGTGCTGGCGGGAGAACGCGTCATCGACCCGGCCCTGGCCGCGGCGGCCCTGAGCGCCGGCCCCAATCCGCTCACCCAGCGCGAACGCGACGTGCTGGCCGCGGCGGTGGACGGGGCGACGGTGGCGGACATCGCGGCACGGGTGCATTTGTCGCCCGCGACGGTGCGGAATTATTTGTCGGCGGCGATAGGGAAGACGGCGACACGGAACCGCATGGAGGCGGTGCGGGCTGCACGGCAGAACGGTTGGCTGTAA
- a CDS encoding maleylpyruvate isomerase family mycothiol-dependent enzyme → MSLLSHDRYCSEVEAQTGLLRSALHGTDLSTTVPTCPDWSLSELVLHVGGAHRWAETIVRTRASEPVGPDAVPGAAGPDPLDAAGLDAWLAEGAEALARTLRAADPTEEVWSWAPRQTPGFWARRMAHETVIHRADAFVTAGLDFTLDADLAADCIDEWLEIGSYPQTVERKPELKELLGPGRTIHLHATDTPAELEAEWFVDLTGERATWRRAHEKAAVALRGPLTDVLRVFYRRLPADTDRVEVLGDRELLDFWLERVTF, encoded by the coding sequence ATGAGCCTTCTCAGTCACGACCGTTACTGCTCCGAGGTCGAAGCCCAGACCGGACTGCTGCGTTCGGCACTGCACGGCACCGACCTCTCCACCACCGTCCCCACCTGCCCCGACTGGTCGCTCAGCGAGCTGGTCCTGCACGTCGGCGGCGCGCACCGCTGGGCCGAGACGATCGTGCGGACGCGTGCGAGCGAGCCCGTGGGCCCCGATGCGGTCCCCGGCGCGGCCGGCCCGGATCCGCTCGACGCGGCCGGGCTCGACGCGTGGCTGGCCGAGGGTGCCGAGGCGCTCGCGCGGACCCTGCGCGCCGCGGATCCCACCGAGGAGGTGTGGAGCTGGGCGCCGCGGCAGACGCCGGGCTTCTGGGCCCGCCGGATGGCGCACGAGACGGTGATCCACCGGGCCGACGCCTTTGTGACCGCCGGCCTCGACTTCACCCTCGACGCCGATCTCGCGGCGGACTGCATCGACGAATGGCTGGAGATCGGCAGCTATCCGCAGACCGTGGAGCGCAAGCCGGAGCTCAAGGAGCTGCTCGGCCCCGGCCGCACCATTCATCTGCACGCCACGGACACCCCCGCCGAGCTGGAGGCGGAGTGGTTCGTCGACCTCACCGGTGAGCGCGCCACCTGGCGGCGCGCCCACGAGAAGGCGGCCGTCGCCCTGCGCGGGCCGCTCACCGACGTCCTGCGGGTCTTCTACCGCCGCCTCCCGGCGGACACCGACCGCGTCGAGGTGCTCGGCGACCGCGAGCTGCTCGACTTCTGGCTGGAGCGGGTCACCTTCTGA
- a CDS encoding class I SAM-dependent methyltransferase, whose translation MPPKPEVLAAFEAAKGFMPVDEGLALYAAAEEAAALGPLLEVGTYCGRSTLLLAAAAREAGTTAVTVDHHRGSEEQQPGWEYHDPSVVDDDPGVGRMDTLPTFRRTLYKAGLEPHVIAIVGRSPQVAAVWGTPVGLVFIDGGHTDEHANADYEGWAPHVAPGGLLVIHDVFPDPADGGQAPYRVYLRALESGEFTEVSVTRSLRVLRRVAGPRPA comes from the coding sequence ATGCCCCCCAAACCCGAGGTACTCGCCGCTTTCGAGGCGGCGAAGGGCTTCATGCCGGTCGACGAGGGGCTCGCCCTCTACGCCGCCGCCGAGGAGGCGGCGGCGCTCGGGCCGCTGCTCGAAGTCGGTACGTACTGCGGGCGCTCCACGCTTCTGCTGGCCGCCGCCGCGCGGGAGGCCGGGACGACGGCCGTGACCGTCGACCACCACCGGGGCAGCGAGGAGCAGCAGCCCGGCTGGGAGTACCACGACCCGTCCGTCGTGGACGACGACCCCGGCGTGGGCCGCATGGACACCCTGCCGACCTTCCGCCGCACGCTCTACAAGGCGGGCCTGGAACCGCACGTGATCGCGATCGTCGGCCGGTCGCCGCAGGTCGCGGCGGTCTGGGGGACGCCGGTCGGGCTGGTCTTCATCGACGGCGGGCACACCGACGAGCATGCGAACGCCGACTACGAGGGCTGGGCCCCGCATGTCGCCCCGGGCGGGCTGCTCGTCATCCACGACGTCTTCCCCGACCCGGCGGACGGCGGGCAGGCGCCGTACCGCGTGTACCTCCGGGCCCTTGAGTCCGGCGAGTTCACCGAGGTCTCGGTGACGCGTTCGCTGCGCGTGCTGCGCCGGGTGGCCGGACCCCGGCCCGCGTAG
- a CDS encoding N-acetylmuramoyl-L-alanine amidase, which yields MPGRLGGIRTPLLLGLAALLALSLAGWLLWDAASGGGADDAKSPVAASSATRSAPSDRSGQPSGAGRSQQPSPARPSPLVTPPSKPADQASRPADEATAAGPAGRPRADGPLKGKVVVIDPGHNTRNRDHTAEINRSVDIGTGRKECDTTGTSTDDGYAEATFTLDVAHRIKSMLQDQGVTVSFTHDGDRPYGPCVDERAAIGNKAKADAVVSVHADGSAVGNRGFHVILPATVRGGRADTAPIVGPSKELGARIAGNFVRTTGSAPSNYIGGGTGLDTRGDLGGLNLSTQPKVFVECGNMRDPKDAALLTDTVWREKAARGIADGITDFLRG from the coding sequence ATGCCCGGCCGCCTGGGCGGCATCCGCACCCCCCTTCTCCTGGGGCTGGCCGCGTTACTGGCGCTCTCCCTGGCGGGCTGGCTGCTGTGGGACGCCGCCTCGGGCGGTGGTGCGGACGACGCCAAGTCGCCGGTCGCGGCCTCCTCCGCGACGCGTTCCGCACCCTCGGACCGGTCCGGGCAGCCGAGCGGAGCGGGCCGGTCCCAGCAGCCGTCGCCCGCGCGTCCCTCGCCGCTCGTGACGCCCCCGTCGAAGCCGGCGGACCAGGCGTCGCGTCCCGCCGACGAGGCGACGGCGGCGGGGCCGGCCGGCCGGCCCCGCGCCGACGGCCCGCTCAAGGGCAAGGTCGTCGTCATCGATCCCGGTCACAACACCCGTAACCGTGACCACACCGCCGAGATCAACCGGTCCGTCGACATCGGCACCGGGCGCAAGGAGTGCGACACCACCGGCACGTCCACCGACGACGGCTACGCCGAGGCCACGTTCACGCTCGACGTCGCCCACCGCATCAAGTCGATGCTCCAGGACCAGGGCGTCACCGTCAGCTTCACCCACGACGGCGACCGGCCGTACGGGCCGTGCGTGGACGAGCGGGCCGCGATCGGCAACAAGGCGAAGGCCGACGCCGTGGTGTCCGTGCACGCGGACGGTTCGGCGGTCGGCAATCGCGGCTTCCATGTGATCCTGCCCGCGACCGTGCGCGGCGGCCGGGCGGACACCGCGCCCATCGTCGGGCCGTCGAAGGAGCTCGGCGCGCGGATCGCCGGGAACTTCGTACGGACGACCGGGAGCGCGCCGTCCAACTACATCGGGGGCGGCACCGGCCTGGACACCCGGGGCGATCTGGGCGGCCTCAATCTGTCCACCCAGCCGAAGGTGTTCGTCGAATGCGGCAACATGCGTGACCCGAAGGACGCCGCTCTGCTCACCGACACCGTGTGGCGCGAGAAGGCGGCGCGAGGGATCGCGGACGGCATTACGGACTTCCTGCGAGGGTAG
- a CDS encoding prenyltransferase, which produces MTTPGRTERLVLAGVLTAEQVAQTVAGIAATQCPDGAIPWFRGHHLDPWDHVEAAMALDVAGERDRAEAAYRWLAEHQNSDGSWYAAYADGDPEEPTDRGRETNFVAYVAVGVWHHYLATGDDAFLDRMWPTVFAAVEFVLGLQQPGGQVGWKREDDGTPVDDALLTGSSSIHHALRCALAIAEHREEPQPDWELAVGLLGHAIRHHPERFLDKDRFSMDWYYPVLGGAVTGAAAKERLEAGWDRFVVPGLGVRCVSDRPWVTGGESCELALALWAMGESDRAVAILQWIQHLRAEDGMYWTGYVYEDDAVWPEERTSWTAGSLLLAVAALGGDEATTTVFGGERLPYGLEPDCCA; this is translated from the coding sequence GTGACGACACCGGGCCGTACCGAGCGCCTCGTCCTCGCCGGGGTGCTCACCGCCGAGCAGGTCGCGCAGACCGTCGCGGGCATCGCCGCCACACAGTGCCCGGACGGCGCCATACCCTGGTTCCGCGGCCACCACCTGGACCCCTGGGACCACGTCGAGGCCGCGATGGCCCTGGACGTGGCGGGCGAACGGGACCGCGCCGAGGCCGCCTACCGCTGGCTGGCCGAGCACCAGAACTCCGACGGCTCGTGGTACGCCGCGTACGCCGACGGCGACCCCGAGGAGCCCACCGACCGGGGCCGGGAGACGAACTTCGTCGCCTACGTCGCCGTCGGCGTCTGGCACCACTACCTCGCCACCGGCGACGACGCCTTCCTCGACCGCATGTGGCCGACCGTCTTCGCCGCCGTCGAGTTCGTCCTGGGCCTGCAGCAGCCCGGCGGCCAGGTCGGCTGGAAGCGGGAGGACGACGGCACCCCCGTCGACGACGCGCTGCTGACCGGCTCGTCCTCCATCCACCACGCGCTGCGCTGCGCCCTCGCCATCGCCGAGCACCGCGAGGAGCCGCAGCCCGACTGGGAACTGGCCGTGGGCCTCCTCGGCCACGCGATCCGGCACCACCCCGAGCGGTTCCTGGACAAGGACCGCTTCTCGATGGACTGGTACTACCCGGTCCTCGGCGGCGCGGTCACCGGCGCCGCCGCGAAGGAGCGCCTGGAGGCGGGCTGGGACCGCTTCGTCGTCCCGGGCCTGGGCGTGCGCTGCGTCTCCGACCGGCCGTGGGTGACCGGCGGCGAGAGCTGCGAACTCGCCCTCGCGCTCTGGGCGATGGGCGAGTCCGACCGGGCGGTCGCGATCCTCCAGTGGATCCAGCACCTGCGCGCCGAGGACGGCATGTACTGGACCGGCTACGTCTACGAGGACGACGCCGTCTGGCCGGAGGAGCGCACCTCCTGGACCGCCGGCTCACTGCTCCTGGCCGTCGCCGCACTCGGCGGCGACGAGGCGACCACCACGGTCTTCGGCGGCGAACGCCTCCCGTACGGCCTGGAACCGGACTGCTGCGCCTGA
- a CDS encoding M1 family metallopeptidase, whose amino-acid sequence MRTDEHISDGGRRTLAPRRLLRGALPAALLLVAACTGDGGGGVAAAAAGQPGVAGVGDPLFPRLGNGGYDVRHYGLTLDYVPEGNELHGIAVVKARAKQELNAFNLDFKGLKVRTALVDGKSARVSRKGDELTVTPRSTIGKGDEFEAKIVYDGTPQRVVDADDGKEGWVETDDGSVSLGEPMGSMTWFPGNHHPSDKATYDIDVTVPKGFTAVANGELKRKKVAEDGRTTFAWHTAEPMASYLASVAVGDFTVSETKTKDGLPVYVAIDPDEAERSKGVEKLIPKVVEWGSGLFGPYPFSGTGAVVDNNPDVDYALETQAKPYFPHAPDDLLVVHELVHQWFGNSVSPRTWRDMWLNESFPSYAEWMWEEKTGGRTVEKIFQDFYDGTDKLSKNIWDFPPGSPPADDVSGDPVYGRGAMVLHKLRVAVGDKTFFDILRTWTKEHRHGNAETREFIDLCEKKSGKDLGKLFEAWLYGKAKPPRGATAVS is encoded by the coding sequence ATGCGAACCGACGAGCACATATCCGACGGCGGGCGCCGGACGCTCGCACCGCGCCGACTGCTGCGCGGTGCACTGCCGGCGGCCCTGCTGCTCGTCGCGGCCTGTACGGGCGACGGCGGCGGTGGCGTGGCCGCTGCCGCCGCCGGGCAGCCCGGGGTGGCGGGTGTCGGCGATCCGCTCTTCCCCCGCCTGGGCAACGGCGGTTACGACGTCCGCCACTACGGGCTCACCCTCGACTACGTGCCCGAGGGGAACGAGCTGCACGGCATCGCCGTCGTCAAGGCCCGGGCCAAGCAGGAACTGAACGCGTTCAACCTCGACTTCAAGGGCCTGAAGGTACGGACCGCGCTGGTCGACGGGAAGTCCGCACGGGTCTCCCGCAAGGGCGACGAGCTGACGGTGACGCCCCGTTCGACGATCGGCAAGGGAGACGAATTCGAGGCCAAGATCGTCTACGACGGCACGCCCCAGCGCGTCGTCGACGCGGACGACGGCAAGGAGGGCTGGGTCGAGACCGACGACGGCTCGGTGAGCCTCGGCGAGCCCATGGGCTCGATGACCTGGTTCCCCGGCAACCACCACCCCTCCGACAAGGCCACCTACGACATCGACGTCACCGTCCCCAAGGGCTTCACCGCCGTGGCCAACGGCGAGCTGAAGCGCAAGAAGGTCGCCGAGGACGGGCGGACCACCTTCGCCTGGCACACCGCCGAGCCCATGGCCAGTTATCTCGCCAGCGTCGCCGTCGGGGACTTCACCGTCTCCGAGACGAAGACGAAGGACGGCCTTCCGGTGTACGTCGCCATCGACCCGGACGAGGCCGAGCGGAGCAAGGGCGTCGAGAAGCTCATACCCAAGGTCGTCGAGTGGGGGAGCGGACTCTTCGGCCCGTACCCCTTCAGCGGCACCGGCGCCGTCGTCGACAACAACCCCGACGTCGACTACGCCCTGGAGACCCAGGCCAAGCCGTACTTCCCGCACGCGCCCGACGACCTGCTGGTGGTGCACGAGCTGGTGCACCAGTGGTTCGGCAACTCCGTCTCCCCCCGTACCTGGCGGGACATGTGGCTCAACGAGAGCTTCCCGAGCTACGCCGAGTGGATGTGGGAGGAGAAGACCGGCGGCCGGACCGTGGAGAAGATATTCCAGGACTTCTACGACGGCACCGACAAGCTCAGCAAGAACATCTGGGACTTCCCGCCCGGCAGCCCGCCCGCCGACGACGTGTCCGGCGACCCCGTCTACGGCCGGGGCGCGATGGTGCTGCACAAGCTGCGCGTAGCCGTCGGTGACAAGACCTTCTTCGACATCCTCCGCACCTGGACGAAGGAACACCGGCACGGCAACGCCGAGACCCGCGAGTTCATCGACCTGTGCGAGAAGAAGTCCGGCAAGGACCTGGGCAAGCTCTTCGAGGCCTGGCTGTACGGGAAGGCCAAGCCCCCGAGGGGCGCGACAGCGGTGTCGTAG
- a CDS encoding glycosyltransferase family 4 protein, with product MTAEAAEATTSHLLDQDVGRPLRIAMLTYKGNPFCGGQGVYVRHLSRELARLGHTVEVIGSQPYPVLDEGTGPGAVTLTELPSLDLYRQPDPFRTPKRDEYRDWIDALEVGTMWTGGFPEPLTFSLRARRHLLARRGDFDVVHDNQTLGYGLLGNLGTPLVTTIHHPITVDRQLDLDAADSWQRRASVRRWYGFTRMQKRVARRLPSVLTVSGSSRQEIVDHLGVRDERIHVVHIGADTQLFSPDPAVAEVPGRIVTTSSADVPLKGLVFLIEALAKVRTENPDAHLVVVGKRAEGGPVAAAIERYGLEGAVEFVKGITDAELVDLVRSAQIACVPSLYEGFSLPAAEAMATGTPLVATTGGAIPEVAGPDGETCLAVPPGDAGALAAALGRLLDDTGLRRRLGAAGRERVLARFTWEQAAIGTAERYRAAIAAQGAGRGAPARATARRKPA from the coding sequence GTGACCGCTGAGGCCGCTGAGGCAACGACATCCCACCTCCTTGACCAGGACGTCGGCCGACCGCTGCGCATCGCGATGCTCACGTACAAGGGGAACCCGTTCTGCGGCGGCCAGGGCGTCTACGTCCGTCATCTCTCCCGTGAGCTCGCCCGGCTCGGCCACACCGTCGAGGTCATCGGCTCCCAGCCCTATCCCGTCCTGGACGAGGGCACCGGACCCGGCGCGGTGACTCTCACCGAGCTGCCCAGCCTCGACCTCTACCGCCAGCCGGACCCCTTCCGCACGCCCAAGCGCGACGAGTACCGCGACTGGATCGACGCGCTGGAGGTCGGCACCATGTGGACCGGCGGCTTCCCCGAGCCGCTCACGTTCAGCCTGCGGGCCCGCCGCCATCTGCTGGCCCGGCGCGGCGACTTCGACGTCGTCCACGACAACCAGACCCTCGGCTACGGCCTCCTCGGCAACCTCGGCACCCCGCTGGTCACGACGATCCACCACCCCATCACCGTCGACCGGCAGCTGGACCTCGACGCCGCCGACAGCTGGCAGCGCCGCGCCTCCGTGCGCCGCTGGTACGGCTTCACCCGGATGCAGAAGCGCGTCGCCCGGCGGCTGCCGTCCGTGCTCACCGTCTCCGGCTCCTCGCGCCAGGAGATAGTCGACCACCTCGGGGTGCGCGACGAGCGCATCCACGTCGTCCACATCGGCGCCGACACCCAGCTCTTCTCTCCGGACCCGGCCGTCGCCGAGGTGCCCGGCCGGATCGTCACCACCTCCAGCGCCGACGTCCCCCTCAAGGGACTCGTTTTCCTCATCGAGGCGCTCGCCAAGGTCCGTACGGAGAACCCCGACGCCCACCTCGTTGTCGTCGGCAAGCGCGCCGAGGGCGGCCCGGTCGCCGCCGCCATCGAGCGGTACGGGCTCGAAGGGGCCGTCGAGTTCGTCAAGGGCATCACCGACGCCGAGCTCGTCGACCTCGTCCGCTCGGCGCAGATCGCCTGCGTCCCCTCCCTCTACGAAGGCTTCTCGCTGCCCGCCGCCGAGGCCATGGCGACCGGCACCCCGCTGGTGGCCACCACCGGCGGCGCCATCCCCGAGGTCGCGGGCCCCGACGGCGAGACGTGCCTCGCTGTGCCGCCCGGTGACGCGGGAGCGCTCGCCGCCGCACTGGGCCGGCTGCTCGATGACACCGGACTGCGCCGCCGGCTGGGCGCGGCGGGCCGCGAGCGCGTGCTGGCCCGGTTCACCTGGGAGCAGGCCGCCATCGGCACCGCCGAGCGCTACCGCGCCGCCATTGCTGCCCAGGGCGCCGGGCGCGGCGCCCCGGCCCGCGCCACCGCCAGACGCAAGCCCGCCTGA